In the Marinomonas algicola genome, one interval contains:
- a CDS encoding ABC transporter substrate-binding protein, with product MMKQIFALSIIAASLNPVHANDWQTTLNEAKGQTVHFNAWGGSENINDYIKWAGQNIQEQYGVTLKQIKLVDTADAIGRILAEKVAGNVSNGSVDLIWLNGENFRSLKDNDFLYGPFSTNLPNYRYIDESSNKSLTLDFGTPVDGMESPWGKAQVVFIHDTQTLPNPPRSIASLLVYAKSHPGRVTYPEPPQFLGTTFLKQALYELMKEKNLLTQAVDTIDFNAATAPLWDYLDELHPVAWRNGTTFPSGADEMMRLLDDQEIDLAFSFDTSAASVQISKGNLAKTVRSYIFDQGTISNTHFLAIPNNSPATAGAQVVANYFLSPEAQLKKQDSEVWGDLTVLSYEKMEREHQLLFDAQPKGLATLTLEALNNSVPEPHSSWVPALEKEWRQRYAK from the coding sequence ATGATGAAGCAAATCTTCGCACTTTCTATAATCGCTGCAAGCTTAAATCCAGTACACGCCAACGATTGGCAAACCACCTTAAACGAAGCCAAAGGCCAAACAGTGCACTTTAATGCATGGGGAGGCTCCGAAAACATTAATGACTACATTAAGTGGGCTGGCCAAAACATTCAAGAGCAGTATGGCGTCACTCTAAAACAAATCAAACTGGTTGATACGGCCGATGCCATAGGACGTATTTTAGCTGAAAAAGTCGCTGGAAATGTGAGTAATGGTTCTGTCGATTTAATCTGGCTGAATGGTGAAAATTTTCGATCGTTGAAAGACAATGATTTTCTTTATGGCCCTTTTAGCACTAATTTACCTAACTATCGATACATCGATGAATCATCCAACAAAAGTCTAACCCTGGATTTTGGTACGCCCGTTGACGGTATGGAGTCACCTTGGGGGAAAGCGCAGGTTGTTTTTATTCACGATACTCAAACACTGCCTAACCCACCTCGATCTATTGCCTCCCTATTGGTCTATGCGAAATCACACCCAGGGAGGGTTACTTATCCAGAGCCACCACAATTTCTCGGCACAACTTTTTTAAAACAAGCTTTATATGAATTGATGAAAGAGAAAAACCTATTAACACAAGCTGTCGATACAATTGATTTTAATGCCGCCACAGCACCATTATGGGATTATTTAGACGAATTGCACCCCGTGGCGTGGCGCAATGGTACAACGTTCCCATCAGGGGCAGATGAAATGATGCGTTTACTGGACGACCAAGAAATTGATTTAGCATTTAGTTTTGATACTTCGGCGGCCTCCGTGCAAATCAGCAAAGGCAATTTAGCCAAAACGGTTCGTTCTTATATTTTTGATCAAGGCACCATCAGTAACACCCACTTTTTAGCCATTCCTAATAACTCCCCGGCTACCGCTGGCGCACAAGTGGTTGCCAACTACTTTTTGTCTCCAGAAGCCCAATTAAAAAAACAAGATAGTGAAGTTTGGGGCGATCTAACGGTATTAAGTTATGAAAAAATGGAAAGAGAGCACCAACTGTTGTTTGACGCACAACCAAAAGGCTTAGCCACATTAACTCTGGAAGCGTTAAATAACAGTGTGCCTGAACCACACAGTTCCTGGGTTCCGGCATTAGAAAAAGAATGGCGCCAACGGTATGCAAAATAA
- a CDS encoding ATP-dependent helicase: MKTNNTSTFTHEQQQVIQHNIATHAKVVAVAGAGKTTTLIARIEFLLQQGVPIQKIGVFMFNKSAQEEFLQRLTCYLNERSYHQTPHVMTFHSFGLKLCRRMEQANLLSSADLITDDFSLVRLIREGMQQLVKKGKKVSLMDEKEWLEDALMFIDHVKAAAEDAHLVYKKSSFNSDRDFFPDLYNAIEGIRKRRNQRFFSDLTLDPLAAIEQDDLAEPILIQGLVPDYDYLLIDEFQDINPCQYRLLKALYKHSKWMIVGDVQQCIYEWRGANPHIMSTEFDEDFHQSDTTNNNVSSYALSQSFRFGHQVGLMASNTIDRNNAENLVIGTGNTTAFSFAKSEKAGQALLTELKQWVTQGERLDDVAVLVRLYSDMVPVQLALMHKNIPYHLHGDSPLLENRQIRMLLAYLAVMAEGFDNPQRFHSKQDIDYLLTVPSLSLSMNERRQFSQRCMTSPHLIPQLIEELSDQQEGWKGKKLQQRSDWLRSLALYRNDPAGGLQHTIEKLGIYRYFESTSSKDIQAKEKIATCDAFIAYVRGVGGTADDILDQLLALAKSPSEEDHNHGVHLMTIHKSKGLEFGKVIMTGLQEGRFPYYEKEVDLAQIEAERRLFYVGITRAKKRLVFLHQPTKSENKLLLEGRLSNKRVTTAGLSRFVFESCPFIAQQVIEAEVKIEQHQEFENIKMDNPKATQRYLESVSFKSAKKLKINVQEVRTLQVGDRVRHEKFGSGVVLNLDQKGNKMIIIDFDLEGVKTFNPKHTRLLKEMAT; the protein is encoded by the coding sequence TTGAAGACAAATAACACCTCAACCTTTACGCATGAACAGCAACAGGTTATTCAGCATAATATAGCAACGCACGCCAAGGTAGTGGCGGTTGCTGGTGCGGGCAAAACCACTACTTTGATTGCGCGAATTGAATTTTTGTTGCAGCAGGGTGTGCCAATTCAAAAAATTGGCGTATTCATGTTCAATAAAAGTGCTCAAGAAGAGTTTTTGCAGCGCTTAACCTGTTACTTAAATGAACGTAGTTACCATCAAACCCCTCATGTTATGACGTTCCATAGCTTTGGTTTAAAACTGTGCCGACGCATGGAACAAGCTAATTTACTTTCGAGTGCCGATTTAATTACTGATGACTTTTCGCTGGTTCGTCTGATTCGAGAAGGCATGCAACAGTTGGTAAAAAAAGGTAAAAAAGTGTCCTTAATGGACGAAAAAGAGTGGTTAGAAGATGCCCTTATGTTTATCGATCATGTTAAGGCGGCGGCTGAAGATGCGCATTTAGTCTATAAGAAATCCAGTTTTAATTCTGATCGAGACTTTTTCCCAGATTTATATAACGCCATAGAAGGAATTCGAAAGCGACGTAACCAACGATTTTTTTCCGATTTAACACTCGATCCATTGGCCGCCATTGAGCAGGATGATTTAGCTGAACCTATCTTAATACAGGGATTGGTGCCGGATTATGACTATTTGTTAATTGATGAATTTCAGGACATTAATCCTTGTCAGTATCGGCTATTAAAAGCGCTATATAAACACAGTAAATGGATGATTGTTGGAGATGTTCAGCAGTGTATTTATGAGTGGCGTGGCGCCAATCCGCATATCATGTCAACCGAATTTGATGAAGATTTTCACCAGAGTGACACAACGAATAATAACGTTTCAAGCTATGCATTAAGCCAAAGTTTCCGTTTTGGACATCAAGTTGGTTTAATGGCATCGAATACTATTGATCGCAATAATGCAGAGAACCTGGTGATTGGTACAGGTAATACAACGGCCTTTTCTTTTGCTAAAAGTGAGAAGGCAGGGCAGGCGTTATTAACGGAATTAAAGCAGTGGGTCACTCAGGGAGAGCGGCTTGATGATGTGGCTGTATTGGTTCGTTTGTACAGTGACATGGTACCGGTTCAACTGGCCTTGATGCATAAAAATATTCCTTATCATTTGCATGGCGATTCACCACTGTTAGAGAATCGTCAAATCAGAATGCTGCTGGCCTACTTGGCGGTGATGGCAGAGGGTTTTGATAATCCCCAAAGGTTTCATAGTAAGCAAGATATTGATTATTTATTAACGGTACCGAGTCTGTCTCTCTCTATGAATGAAAGGCGTCAATTTTCACAGCGTTGCATGACATCCCCTCATTTGATCCCTCAATTGATTGAAGAGCTAAGTGACCAACAAGAGGGCTGGAAAGGTAAAAAATTACAGCAACGTTCAGATTGGTTAAGAAGTCTGGCTTTGTATCGGAATGACCCTGCTGGTGGTTTGCAACATACCATCGAAAAACTGGGCATTTATCGTTACTTTGAAAGTACCAGTAGTAAAGATATACAGGCTAAAGAAAAAATCGCTACCTGTGACGCTTTTATTGCTTATGTACGAGGAGTAGGGGGAACGGCCGATGATATTCTCGATCAATTATTGGCCTTGGCCAAATCGCCATCTGAAGAAGATCATAATCATGGTGTTCACCTTATGACGATTCATAAATCAAAAGGACTTGAGTTCGGTAAAGTCATTATGACTGGCTTACAGGAAGGGCGTTTCCCCTATTATGAAAAAGAAGTCGATTTAGCTCAGATTGAAGCTGAAAGACGGCTCTTTTATGTTGGGATTACTCGTGCAAAAAAACGCCTTGTATTTTTGCATCAACCAACAAAGTCAGAAAACAAGCTACTTTTGGAAGGGCGTTTATCAAATAAAAGAGTCACGACAGCTGGGCTCTCGCGTTTTGTTTTCGAATCTTGTCCTTTTATTGCTCAACAGGTGATTGAGGCCGAAGTCAAAATTGAGCAACATCAAGAGTTTGAAAACATTAAGATGGATAACCCCAAGGCAACACAACGCTATCTAGAAAGTGTTTCCTTTAAAAGTGCAAAAAAACTAAAAATTAACGTTCAAGAAGTGAGAACTTTGCAGGTGGGTGATCGTGTACGGCATGAAAAATTTGGCAGTGGTGTGGTATTAAACTTGGACCAAAAAGGCAATAAAATGATCATAATTGATTTTGATCTGGAGGGAGTGAAAACCTTTAATCCCAAGCACACCCGTTTATTGAAAGAAATGGCCACTTAA
- a CDS encoding dienelactone hydrolase family protein — MIIQKHDVDLNTPTGVMRSTVYRPQESGAFPCIIFYSEIFQQTAPIGRTASIMAGHGFIVIVPEVFHELNPIGTVLGYDDAGKEKGNADKFTKTLEAHDSDTQAMMDYFSKQDYCTGQFGSMGVCLGGHLAYRAALNPEIKSAFCLYATDIHSNTIPCQEGNDSFSRTKDIQGEIVCVWGKQDPHVSTTGRQKIYQQLIDTDRNFTWLEFNAQHAFMRDEGDRYDPALALECYRLAVSLFSKTLSKSSQN; from the coding sequence ATGATTATCCAAAAACATGATGTAGATTTAAACACACCAACAGGAGTCATGCGCAGCACTGTCTATCGCCCTCAGGAAAGTGGCGCTTTTCCATGTATAATTTTTTACTCAGAAATTTTCCAACAAACGGCGCCTATTGGTCGCACCGCCAGTATTATGGCAGGGCATGGTTTTATTGTGATAGTCCCAGAAGTGTTTCATGAGTTAAACCCTATTGGTACTGTACTTGGCTACGATGACGCTGGTAAAGAAAAGGGAAATGCAGACAAATTCACTAAAACGTTAGAAGCTCACGACTCTGACACCCAAGCAATGATGGATTATTTCTCTAAACAAGACTACTGCACGGGTCAATTTGGTAGTATGGGGGTGTGCCTTGGCGGACATTTAGCCTACCGCGCGGCTCTCAACCCAGAAATTAAATCGGCATTTTGTTTGTACGCAACCGACATACATTCCAACACGATTCCTTGTCAAGAAGGCAATGATTCTTTTAGTCGAACCAAAGATATTCAGGGTGAAATCGTCTGTGTTTGGGGCAAACAAGATCCACATGTGTCGACAACCGGCAGGCAAAAAATATATCAGCAATTAATCGATACGGATCGTAATTTTACTTGGCTGGAATTTAATGCTCAACATGCGTTTATGCGGGATGAAGGAGATCGATACGATCCT
- a CDS encoding succinylglutamate desuccinylase/aspartoacylase family protein codes for MPYQIMTHNLPSATPGTSRLIKAHHFGKIGARPKVYLQAGLHADEWPGFLVLNALIKKLKQAEQEGAILGEIIVVPVANPIGLAQNFHGYIPGRFAFSDGGGNFNRNWPQIAEKVEKKIRQDIDGSPEHNTALIRKAIMEEVIKLPENTELQGLRKTLLLMSMDADDVLDLHCSGESCMHAYLPQEFEAYFKPLLVHLKAKLGLSELETGAASFDETNVAVWRHLKKDFAHLVPWGCRSLTLELRGENDISKEMAEEDAAGLFAYLIDRNVVNALPVDPPQSELSYFPLDAMDLVKAPCAGIVCYHKNIGDTVEEGEVIGEVVDLMSDDVEQSSHRLISRTNGVLFARLQRRLVICGESIAKIAGKEHLAYREIGNLFEDK; via the coding sequence ATGCCTTATCAGATCATGACACACAATTTGCCTTCCGCAACGCCTGGAACCAGTAGGCTAATAAAAGCCCATCATTTTGGTAAGATAGGTGCTCGCCCTAAAGTGTACTTACAAGCGGGTCTTCATGCCGATGAGTGGCCGGGATTTTTAGTCTTGAATGCGCTCATAAAAAAACTAAAACAAGCTGAGCAAGAGGGGGCTATTTTAGGTGAGATTATAGTGGTACCCGTTGCCAACCCAATTGGTTTAGCGCAAAACTTTCATGGTTATATCCCTGGGCGTTTTGCCTTTAGTGATGGTGGCGGTAATTTTAATCGTAATTGGCCGCAGATTGCTGAAAAAGTAGAAAAAAAGATACGTCAAGATATCGATGGATCGCCTGAGCATAATACGGCATTGATACGTAAGGCTATCATGGAAGAGGTGATCAAGCTGCCTGAAAATACGGAGCTGCAAGGATTGCGCAAAACGTTGCTGCTTATGTCTATGGACGCCGATGACGTGTTGGATCTGCATTGTTCTGGTGAGTCTTGTATGCATGCGTATTTACCTCAAGAGTTTGAGGCGTATTTTAAGCCACTGTTAGTGCATCTAAAGGCGAAGCTCGGCTTATCTGAATTGGAAACAGGCGCGGCTTCTTTTGATGAAACAAACGTAGCCGTTTGGCGTCATTTAAAGAAAGATTTTGCCCATTTGGTTCCATGGGGGTGCCGCTCGCTTACCCTCGAGCTTAGAGGGGAAAATGACATCAGCAAAGAGATGGCAGAGGAAGATGCCGCTGGGTTATTTGCCTACTTGATTGATCGTAACGTCGTTAATGCTTTGCCGGTAGACCCGCCCCAATCAGAGCTCAGCTATTTCCCGTTAGATGCCATGGATCTTGTTAAAGCACCCTGTGCCGGCATTGTTTGTTATCACAAGAATATTGGAGATACAGTAGAAGAAGGCGAGGTAATTGGGGAAGTGGTTGACCTTATGAGCGATGACGTTGAGCAAAGCAGTCATCGGCTTATCTCCCGAACGAATGGTGTTTTATTTGCGCGTTTACAGCGGCGGTTAGTGATCTGTGGCGAGTCAATCGCTAAAATAGCGGGTAAAGAGCATTTAGCTTACAGAGAGATAGGAAACCTTTTTGAAGACAAATAA
- a CDS encoding ATP-binding cassette domain-containing protein — translation MLKLTKITIQLAEKHLFNDFNALVNPGEVLSIMGPSGCGKSTLLDYLSGSLSPAFQASGSLKLDDQELSHLPIERRNVGILYQESLLFPHLTNLENLLFAIPEGIKSKQRSQLALERLSEFNLVDKAYDLPSSLSGGQKARISLLRTLLSEPKYLLLDEPFGKLDKTLRDGVRSFVLEQIQRAQLPTILVTHDQEDTKEMGGTCIQLTSS, via the coding sequence ATGCTGAAACTCACAAAAATAACGATCCAACTTGCTGAAAAACACTTATTTAACGATTTTAATGCTTTAGTCAATCCAGGTGAGGTTCTGAGTATTATGGGGCCAAGTGGGTGTGGTAAATCGACTCTGTTAGACTATTTATCCGGCTCACTTTCACCTGCATTTCAAGCGTCAGGCAGCTTAAAACTAGATGACCAAGAACTTAGCCATTTACCTATAGAAAGACGTAATGTGGGAATACTGTATCAAGAATCACTTTTGTTCCCCCACCTAACCAATCTTGAAAACTTACTGTTTGCTATCCCGGAAGGTATCAAGAGTAAACAGAGGTCCCAACTGGCATTAGAGAGGTTATCTGAATTTAATCTGGTCGATAAAGCCTACGACTTACCCTCGAGCCTATCAGGTGGACAAAAGGCGCGTATTTCCTTGTTGAGGACGTTATTATCAGAACCTAAATACCTATTATTAGATGAACCATTTGGTAAGTTAGACAAGACATTGCGTGACGGCGTGAGATCATTTGTATTAGAACAAATCCAACGCGCTCAACTGCCAACTATTTTAGTCACCCATGATCAAGAAGATACTAAAGAAATGGGCGGCACCTGCATTCAACTGACCAGCTCATGA
- a CDS encoding ABC transporter permease translates to MTLRLASNTIMAGIALFIIVGVLGIVAPAFHYLPVLGAHRVSIQPWMDLFLAPEFVSSLQLTLFSGILATLASLLIAFSVVAAFYNSWGLSLVKKSLAPILAIPHAAMAIGLLFLFSPSGWLIRLFTSFDRPPNWITVQDPYALSLIFALIVKETPYLIFIILACLTQIKADDTLKIGQSMGYSRSTVWQKILFPMIYPLIRLPVFVVLAFSLTVVDLALIIGPNTPSTFAVTLFRWFKESDLNERFVASAGAVFLLFLVLIVFMLWEACYQLFTLYSKKKTTSGTRQTYAKKLFKLIGSLYFFLLLNVALSLLILFIWSFAKRWRFPNTLPSSWSLSNLDRHISLVYDLSANTLFIGIVSNLLALIISVVLLESKRINVGRKTLFDRLIYLPILLPQVGFLFGIQIFLIKSGFSGDYISVILLHLFYTLPYVYLTLHGPYLDYNQDYFIQACALKRSTCKTFIQIKLPMLASPILSAFAIGFSVSVAQYLPTLIAGNGLINTLTTEAVTIASSGERKLVSLLALIQAFFPLSVFIMAIWLPKVWTPFRLKIAFYRLKTLNNDTN, encoded by the coding sequence ATGACATTACGTTTAGCCAGCAACACAATTATGGCGGGCATTGCGCTGTTTATCATAGTCGGTGTACTCGGCATTGTTGCGCCAGCATTTCATTATTTGCCTGTTCTAGGTGCTCACCGTGTTTCCATTCAACCATGGATGGATTTGTTTTTGGCACCTGAATTTGTCAGTAGCCTCCAACTGACTCTATTCAGCGGTATCCTAGCCACTTTAGCGTCTTTACTGATCGCCTTTTCAGTCGTCGCGGCATTTTATAACAGCTGGGGCTTGTCCCTTGTGAAAAAAAGCTTAGCGCCTATCTTAGCCATACCACACGCCGCGATGGCAATCGGGTTACTTTTTTTGTTCAGCCCGAGTGGTTGGTTAATTCGTCTTTTTACCTCGTTTGATCGCCCGCCAAACTGGATTACGGTACAAGATCCATACGCTTTATCCCTCATATTTGCTCTTATCGTAAAAGAAACGCCTTATTTAATTTTTATTATATTAGCGTGCCTCACCCAAATAAAAGCTGACGATACATTAAAAATTGGACAGAGCATGGGGTACAGCCGATCCACTGTTTGGCAAAAAATACTCTTCCCAATGATTTACCCTTTAATACGTCTTCCCGTTTTTGTCGTACTGGCATTCAGCTTAACGGTGGTGGATTTAGCGTTAATCATTGGTCCCAACACACCATCAACATTTGCTGTGACATTATTTAGATGGTTTAAAGAATCCGATTTAAACGAGCGATTTGTGGCATCGGCTGGCGCTGTCTTTTTATTATTTTTAGTGCTGATTGTTTTTATGCTCTGGGAAGCGTGTTATCAATTATTCACCCTGTATTCAAAGAAAAAGACCACTTCTGGGACACGTCAGACTTACGCAAAAAAACTCTTCAAATTAATAGGCTCTTTGTATTTTTTCCTACTTTTAAATGTCGCTTTAAGCTTGCTCATTTTGTTTATTTGGTCTTTTGCCAAACGCTGGCGATTCCCTAATACACTGCCTAGCTCTTGGTCTCTCAGCAATTTAGATAGGCACATCAGTCTGGTCTATGATTTAAGTGCCAATACTCTATTCATTGGTATTGTAAGTAATTTATTGGCGTTAATAATAAGCGTGGTGCTATTGGAATCGAAGCGTATTAATGTCGGCCGCAAAACGTTATTTGATCGATTAATTTATTTACCCATCTTATTACCGCAGGTTGGCTTCTTATTTGGCATTCAAATATTCTTGATAAAATCAGGTTTCAGTGGCGATTACATATCGGTCATTCTGTTGCACCTTTTTTATACGTTACCTTACGTGTATTTAACGCTTCACGGCCCTTATTTAGATTACAACCAAGATTATTTCATACAGGCTTGCGCCCTTAAACGCTCGACCTGCAAAACCTTCATCCAAATCAAGCTTCCTATGCTCGCATCCCCAATTTTGAGTGCTTTTGCCATTGGTTTTTCTGTCAGTGTGGCTCAGTATTTACCAACGCTTATTGCTGGTAATGGACTGATTAATACGTTAACAACGGAAGCCGTCACTATCGCGTCCTCGGGCGAAAGAAAGCTGGTCAGTTTATTGGCTCTTATACAGGCATTTTTTCCATTGTCTGTATTTATAATGGCTATTTGGCTACCTAAAGTTTGGACACCCTTTCGATTGAAAATCGCCTTTTATCGATTAAAAACTTTAAATAATGACACGAATTAA